From Paenibacillus polymyxa, the proteins below share one genomic window:
- a CDS encoding thioesterase II family protein: MDKIKLFCLPYAGGSAAVYKYWEQYLHDRIELFPIELAGRGSRIGEPFYGSVEEALEDIHRIIISNLEEQPYALFGHSMGSVLVYELAYRIKELGHPYPVHMFISGRYPPGFVSKKKVLYDLPDKEFVDEVFKLGGTPKEVLKSNELMELFLPILRADFRITDTYRHIEKNAKLDCDISVLWGKREKGATIFDVAKWHDYTSKSCKIHMFDGDHFFIHDYKRDVAAVINSSLIDFADNVM; the protein is encoded by the coding sequence ATGGATAAGATTAAATTGTTTTGTCTGCCGTATGCAGGAGGTTCTGCAGCAGTATATAAATATTGGGAACAATACTTGCATGATAGGATTGAGCTTTTCCCGATTGAGCTTGCGGGAAGAGGCAGCAGGATTGGTGAACCGTTTTACGGAAGTGTTGAGGAAGCGCTTGAAGATATACACCGTATTATCATAAGCAACCTTGAAGAACAACCTTATGCGTTGTTTGGCCACAGTATGGGCAGTGTACTTGTATATGAACTTGCCTATAGAATAAAGGAGCTCGGACATCCATATCCTGTCCATATGTTTATTTCCGGCAGATATCCTCCGGGTTTTGTAAGTAAGAAGAAGGTACTCTATGATTTGCCGGATAAGGAGTTTGTGGATGAGGTATTTAAGCTGGGAGGCACGCCCAAAGAGGTTCTGAAAAGCAATGAATTAATGGAGTTGTTTTTACCGATACTCAGAGCGGATTTTAGAATTACTGACACATACAGGCACATTGAAAAAAACGCTAAGCTTGACTGCGATATAAGTGTATTGTGGGGAAAAAGAGAAAAGGGAGCCACTATTTTTGACGTTGCAAAATGGCATGATTATACGTCCAAAAGTTGTAAAATTCATATGTTTGACGGGGATCATTTTTTTATACACGATTACAAAAGGGATGTAGCAGCAGTAATAAATAGTAGTCTCATCGACTTTGCAGACAATGTTATGTGA
- a CDS encoding non-ribosomal peptide synthetase, with protein MIPAYFMQLDEMPLTANGKIDRKNLPHPAAHLNTGVEYEAPSGEVEEKLVQLWQDILGVEKIGRNDNFFVLGGHSLKAINFAAKIHKEFNVNISLKEIFKLPTIAEIAKYIQEAQESIYQSIQPTGEMEYYPMSSSQRRLYILNQLEGARVAYNMPEFMLLEGSIDIERFEKALDQLVKRHEAFRTSFHMVDGEPVQKVHDEVEFSIMYMETGEEKASEAANEFIRPFDLGKAPLLRAGLVKIREDRHVMMLDKHHIISDGVSDEILVREFISLYEGMNLPALQIQYKDYSVWQNKLFADGTISKQEEYWLQAFRGEIPVLDMPVDYPRPAIQSFEGDMVSFETGRELAHKLNKLAVDHGATLYMVLLASYNVLLFKYTGQEDVVIGSPIAGRPHTDLQDIIGMFVNTLAMRNYPQGKKNFSEFLRVVKENALRAYENQDYPFEELVEKLSIKRDLSRNPLFDTMFVLQNKEASEFKMNGLRFMPYDNEFRASKFDLTLNAQETQNNIVFGLKYATRLFKKETIEKLRVHFINVLEEITAYPEKMLSEINILSQDEKQQILNSFNDTKAEYPRDKTLHELFQDQVERTPDNVAVVFEDKQLTYRQLNEKANQLARALRSNGVKQNSIVGIMVERSVDMQVGILGILKAGGVYLPISTKLPELRIKKLLEDSNATMLLTQSHLADKAEFYGNILLLDSPEIYIGSAENLDKINKPEDLAYIIYTSGSTGVPKGSMIEHRSVVNLVYGLRKLVYENYDNYLNVALVSPYFFDASVKQIFAASLLGHTLFIVPEDTRLDGEGLLKYYNRNSIAVSDGTPAHIKLLTDTARPGESLSVMQFIIGGEELSCKGIQGFYDRFKDNNPTITNVYGPTECCVDSTYYHLSREKVRNLTSIPIGMPLQNYKIYILNEDMNILPVNTTGEIYISGDGLAKGYLNKLELTTEKFVANPFSSGERMYRTGDLGRWLPDGNIEFIGRVDHQVKIRGFRIELGEIEVQLLKHPSIKEAAVIAKTDQEGNKYLCAYIAGESEFTISDLRALLLKELPDYMIPQYFVQLEKLPLTANGKIDRNNLPQNDGTLATSVEYVEPCGEVEEKLALLWHDALGVQKIGVNDNFFELGGYSLKAISLISRIYEQLNVEVPLKDFYMAPTIKEIARFIHNTYANDYITPSPAIHFNSAMESLMFAFPPGGGNGIAYGSLSKQMNAYSIYSFDFIENESRMEEYVKAITSVKPEGPYILFGYSAGGNLAFEVAKVLIETGHHVSDIIFLDSAKSFVLIEEESEDAKKLAEQQDKEFIEENEKLIKGMFGDNQAVIEKAIERMRNYHKYTRSVINSGQINSNIHLIISQQQDNEGEADLCEGWREATTGEFKVYNGFGSHFDMLSTGYIDKNAAIIKEILEEINQ; from the coding sequence ATGATTCCGGCATACTTCATGCAGCTGGATGAAATGCCTTTGACAGCCAATGGTAAGATAGACCGGAAGAACTTGCCCCACCCTGCTGCTCATTTAAATACTGGAGTAGAGTATGAAGCACCTTCAGGTGAAGTGGAAGAGAAGCTTGTACAATTGTGGCAGGATATCCTGGGGGTTGAGAAAATAGGGAGAAATGATAATTTCTTTGTGCTTGGGGGGCACTCATTAAAAGCAATAAACTTTGCAGCCAAAATTCACAAAGAGTTCAATGTAAATATATCTCTTAAGGAGATATTCAAGCTGCCGACAATTGCAGAAATTGCCAAGTACATCCAGGAAGCCCAAGAGAGTATTTATCAATCTATCCAGCCCACTGGAGAAATGGAATACTATCCTATGTCGTCTTCCCAAAGAAGGCTGTATATATTAAATCAGCTTGAAGGAGCAAGGGTGGCATACAATATGCCAGAGTTTATGTTGTTAGAAGGCAGTATTGATATAGAACGTTTTGAGAAAGCCTTAGATCAGCTGGTAAAAAGGCATGAGGCTTTCCGGACCTCCTTCCATATGGTAGATGGTGAACCGGTGCAGAAGGTCCATGATGAGGTGGAATTTAGTATCATGTACATGGAAACCGGCGAAGAAAAAGCCTCAGAAGCAGCAAATGAATTCATAAGGCCATTTGACCTTGGCAAGGCTCCTTTACTAAGAGCAGGGCTCGTAAAAATTAGAGAAGACAGGCATGTCATGATGCTTGATAAACACCATATCATATCTGACGGGGTGTCGGATGAAATACTGGTAAGAGAATTCATAAGCTTGTATGAAGGAATGAATCTTCCAGCACTTCAGATTCAGTACAAGGACTATTCCGTATGGCAGAATAAATTGTTTGCTGACGGCACAATCAGTAAACAAGAAGAATACTGGCTCCAGGCATTTAGGGGAGAAATACCAGTACTTGATATGCCGGTAGACTACCCAAGGCCGGCTATACAGAGTTTTGAAGGCGATATGGTCAGTTTTGAAACAGGCCGGGAACTTGCACATAAACTGAACAAGCTTGCCGTGGATCATGGAGCAACACTGTATATGGTGCTTCTAGCTTCATACAATGTGCTTCTTTTCAAATACACCGGACAGGAAGATGTCGTAATTGGAAGCCCTATAGCAGGAAGGCCACATACAGATTTGCAGGACATCATAGGCATGTTTGTCAATACCCTAGCTATGAGGAATTACCCTCAAGGTAAAAAGAATTTCAGCGAGTTTTTGAGGGTAGTAAAAGAAAACGCTCTAAGGGCTTATGAAAACCAGGATTACCCATTTGAGGAACTTGTGGAGAAGCTTAGCATTAAGCGGGATTTGAGCAGAAATCCGCTGTTTGATACTATGTTTGTCTTGCAAAATAAAGAAGCATCAGAATTTAAGATGAATGGGCTAAGGTTCATGCCCTATGATAATGAGTTCAGGGCGTCCAAATTTGATTTGACCCTAAACGCCCAAGAGACCCAGAATAATATTGTATTTGGGTTAAAGTATGCTACTCGTCTGTTTAAGAAAGAGACAATAGAAAAACTTAGGGTCCATTTCATCAATGTACTGGAAGAGATCACAGCTTACCCCGAAAAGATGCTGTCCGAAATAAATATACTATCTCAGGATGAAAAACAGCAAATACTAAATAGTTTTAATGATACAAAGGCAGAATACCCTAGGGATAAGACTCTACATGAGCTGTTCCAAGACCAAGTGGAAAGGACACCTGATAATGTAGCTGTAGTGTTTGAGGACAAGCAATTAACCTACAGGCAGCTCAATGAAAAGGCAAATCAGCTTGCCAGAGCACTAAGAAGTAATGGTGTAAAGCAAAACAGCATAGTTGGAATAATGGTAGAAAGATCCGTAGATATGCAGGTTGGAATACTGGGAATTTTAAAAGCAGGAGGTGTCTATTTACCAATTTCAACCAAACTTCCTGAACTAAGAATAAAAAAATTACTGGAAGATAGTAATGCAACTATGCTGTTGACGCAATCACATTTAGCGGATAAAGCAGAGTTTTACGGTAATATATTACTGCTTGATTCCCCTGAAATATACATTGGAAGTGCTGAAAACCTTGATAAAATAAATAAACCAGAGGACTTAGCTTATATCATTTATACATCGGGATCTACTGGAGTTCCGAAGGGTTCAATGATAGAGCATCGAAGTGTAGTTAACTTGGTTTATGGACTAAGAAAGCTTGTCTATGAAAATTATGATAATTATTTAAATGTTGCCCTTGTGTCCCCTTACTTTTTTGACGCATCTGTAAAACAAATATTTGCGGCTTCTCTCCTTGGCCATACGCTGTTTATAGTTCCTGAGGATACAAGGCTAGATGGTGAGGGCCTTCTAAAGTACTATAACAGGAATTCAATTGCTGTTTCAGACGGAACACCAGCACATATAAAGCTTTTAACAGATACTGCCAGGCCTGGCGAAAGTCTTTCAGTTATGCAGTTTATTATCGGAGGGGAAGAACTTTCATGTAAAGGTATACAAGGTTTCTATGATCGGTTTAAAGATAATAACCCTACTATAACAAACGTTTATGGTCCAACAGAATGCTGCGTAGATTCAACTTATTACCATTTAAGCCGTGAGAAGGTGAGAAATCTAACAAGTATACCTATAGGTATGCCATTGCAGAATTATAAGATATATATACTTAATGAAGACATGAATATCTTACCGGTTAATACAACTGGTGAAATATATATATCTGGAGATGGGCTGGCAAAAGGCTATTTGAACAAACTTGAATTGACTACGGAAAAATTTGTAGCTAATCCTTTCAGCTCTGGAGAAAGAATGTATCGTACCGGTGATCTTGGAAGGTGGCTTCCTGACGGAAACATCGAATTTATAGGCAGAGTAGACCATCAGGTAAAGATTAGGGGCTTTAGGATAGAGCTTGGGGAAATAGAAGTGCAGCTATTAAAGCATCCTTCAATAAAAGAAGCTGCGGTAATTGCAAAGACAGACCAGGAGGGCAACAAGTATTTGTGTGCTTATATAGCAGGGGAAAGTGAATTTACAATATCAGATTTAAGGGCGCTTCTCTTAAAAGAACTTCCCGATTACATGATACCACAATACTTTGTTCAGCTGGAAAAGCTGCCTTTGACAGCCAATGGCAAAATAGATCGGAATAATTTACCCCAAAATGACGGTACTTTAGCTACATCAGTAGAGTATGTAGAGCCTTGCGGTGAAGTTGAGGAGAAGCTTGCACTGCTGTGGCATGATGCCCTTGGAGTACAAAAAATTGGTGTGAATGATAACTTCTTTGAACTGGGAGGATACTCACTGAAGGCAATATCCCTTATAAGCAGAATTTATGAACAGTTAAATGTTGAGGTACCACTAAAAGACTTTTATATGGCCCCAACCATAAAGGAAATTGCCCGTTTTATACACAATACGTACGCCAATGATTATATTACACCAAGTCCGGCAATTCATTTTAATTCAGCAATGGAGAGTCTTATGTTTGCATTCCCTCCAGGAGGAGGAAATGGAATAGCTTATGGTAGTTTATCAAAACAAATGAATGCTTATTCCATATATTCCTTTGACTTTATAGAAAATGAGAGCAGGATGGAGGAGTATGTGAAGGCAATTACTTCTGTCAAACCCGAGGGCCCATATATTCTATTTGGTTACTCGGCAGGAGGTAATCTGGCATTTGAAGTTGCTAAAGTATTAATTGAAACTGGACATCATGTATCCGATATAATCTTTCTGGATTCGGCTAAATCATTTGTCCTTATTGAGGAAGAAAGCGAAGATGCTAAGAAACTTGCTGAGCAACAGGATAAAGAATTTATAGAAGAAAATGAGAAACTTATAAAAGGCATGTTTGGAGATAACCAGGCAGTTATTGAAAAGGCCATTGAAAGAATGAGAAATTATCATAAATACACTAGAAGTGTTATAAACTCGGGACAGATAAACTCCAATATCCATCTTATTATATCACAGCAGCAAGACAATGAAGGTGAAGCTGATTTATGTGAAGGATGGAGAGAGGCAACAACGGGAGAGTTCAAAGTATATAACGGATTTGGCAGTCATTTTGATATGTTAAGTACAGGATATATAGATAAAAATGCGGCTATTATTAAAGAAATATTGGAAGAGATCAACCAATAG
- a CDS encoding non-ribosomal peptide synthetase — translation MSDLKKQNIKDMYRLTPMQQGILYHYMMDKNSDAYFEQISLSIKGILDIDCVEKSVNIIIEKYDALRTIFLYENVAKPLQVVMKERKLSVSYEDITSLAEELRDRYIEEYRVKDRKKGFDLSRDILTRLSVIKTGYQSYNMVWSFHHIIIDGWSLANIFREFMENYEALMNSREPESGKVYPYSRYIKWLEGRNQNEAADYWETYLKGYEHQTVLPQNGRSASDDFRIEETEFKISEQITSDLEKFAAKNNTTMSTIIKTIWGILLQRYNNTDDVVFGEVVSGRPHEIQGIESMVGLFINTVAVRVSCDEDKTFTELIKEMQQSVLESDRYSFYPLADVQSKTCLKDALIHHVMAFENYPMDEAVNASSSNGILNVVGMEIFEQTNYDFGILVDGGKELSIKFSYNSLVYDGNFIEKIKGHFQSVIEIVTDNPDMHIRNIDILTEVEKKEIVHCFNNTTEEYHREKTIHQLFEEQAVKTPDNAAVVFEGKQLTYRELNEKSNQLARVLRDKGVKPDSIVGIMVERSLEMVIGIFGILKAGGAYMPIDPDYPKARIEYLLEDSEIGVLISQKQFLEKVEFYGKYIDIEDESLYAGNPMNLEVVCSPQNLAYIIYTSGSTGKPKGVMVEHKGVANLEAFFKTRLNVSESDRIIQFASISFDAAVWEIFMGLLAGATLYISSGDIINDYRRFEEYLNENEITIATLPPPYLANLDPEKVTSLKKVIAAGSASTLELLKKWSNRISYINAYGPTETTVCATVWKADDCETADKSVPIGKPITNTRVFIVDENNNLKPIGVEGELCVSGAGLARGYLKKPELTREKFVPNPFMPGELMYKTGDLAKWLPDGNIAFAGRKDHQVKIRGYRIELEEIEAALLKHADINEAVVIDREDSSVGRYLCAYIVSDREVTVTEIRELISKELPDYMIPSYFMKIAKVPLTINGKLDRKALPLPDGRINTGTEYAAPSGEVEERLALLWQDILGIEKVGRNDNFFMLGGHSLKATSLVARIHKEFNVDIPLKEIFKTPTILEIASYIEDSKESLYQSIQRAGDMEYYPMSSAQKRLYILNQLEGAGIAYNIPGIILLEGTVDKARFEQAFHSLIERHESFRTSFHMIEEELSQKVHDKADLSIMYLETSEAKVPEIVEKFIRPFDLGKAPLLRVGLVKIGEARHIMVFDMHHIISDGVSNDILVREFISLYEGKILPPLRIQYKDYSVWQRELFAGAAISKQEEFWLQTFQGEIPVLDLSTDYPRPAVQSFEGDYISFEADSELAVRLNKLGSDNGATLYMTLLAAYNVLLSRYTGQEDIIVGSPIAGRPHADLQDIIGMFVNTLAMRNHPQGEKTFIEFLKEVKENALKAYDNQDYQFEELVDKLDIRRDMSRNPLFDTMFAIYNVGKAELITSDLSFKPYNKGIEGRISKFNITLNAFETEDGIAFELEYCTRLFKKETVERLGAHYINLLEEIAAYPKKGFMKSKCYHRKKNSKYYTALTILLSNIPWIKPYTKCLRSK, via the coding sequence ATGAGTGATTTGAAGAAACAAAATATAAAAGATATGTACCGGCTCACTCCTATGCAGCAAGGGATATTGTACCACTATATGATGGATAAAAATTCAGACGCCTACTTTGAGCAGATATCACTTTCTATAAAAGGTATCCTGGACATTGATTGTGTTGAAAAGAGCGTTAATATCATTATTGAAAAGTATGACGCTTTGAGAACAATTTTTTTGTATGAAAATGTAGCCAAGCCCTTACAAGTAGTCATGAAGGAAAGAAAGCTGTCTGTCAGCTATGAGGATATTACCTCCCTTGCCGAAGAACTAAGGGATAGGTATATAGAAGAATACAGGGTTAAAGACAGAAAAAAGGGCTTTGACTTATCAAGGGATATTTTAACAAGATTAAGTGTAATTAAAACAGGCTACCAATCTTATAACATGGTATGGAGCTTTCATCACATCATTATTGATGGGTGGAGTCTCGCAAATATATTTAGAGAATTTATGGAAAACTATGAAGCCCTGATGAATAGCCGGGAGCCGGAGTCAGGAAAGGTATATCCTTACAGCCGCTATATCAAATGGTTGGAAGGCAGAAATCAGAACGAGGCCGCAGATTACTGGGAAACCTATCTTAAAGGTTACGAGCATCAGACAGTCCTTCCCCAAAACGGCAGGTCTGCAAGTGATGATTTCAGGATTGAAGAAACGGAGTTTAAAATATCTGAACAAATAACTAGCGATCTTGAGAAGTTTGCAGCCAAAAACAATACAACCATGAGTACCATTATAAAGACCATATGGGGGATATTATTACAGCGGTATAACAATACCGATGATGTGGTGTTTGGTGAGGTGGTATCGGGAAGGCCTCATGAAATACAGGGAATTGAGAGCATGGTGGGTTTATTTATAAATACCGTTGCAGTAAGGGTGAGTTGTGATGAGGATAAAACTTTTACCGAACTGATCAAAGAGATGCAGCAATCGGTGCTTGAATCTGACCGGTACAGTTTCTATCCTCTGGCGGATGTGCAGTCAAAAACATGCTTGAAAGATGCCTTGATACATCATGTCATGGCTTTTGAAAATTACCCTATGGATGAAGCGGTTAATGCTTCATCCAGTAATGGCATTTTAAATGTAGTTGGAATGGAAATATTCGAGCAGACGAATTATGATTTTGGGATACTCGTTGATGGCGGTAAGGAATTATCTATTAAATTCAGTTACAACTCACTGGTATATGATGGTAATTTCATAGAAAAAATCAAGGGACATTTTCAGTCGGTAATAGAAATTGTAACCGATAATCCCGATATGCATATTAGGAATATTGATATACTCACCGAAGTGGAAAAGAAAGAAATAGTACACTGCTTCAATAATACAACGGAGGAATACCACAGGGAAAAGACCATTCACCAACTATTTGAGGAACAAGCGGTGAAGACACCTGACAATGCGGCAGTGGTGTTTGAGGGTAAGCAGCTAACCTATAGGGAACTCAATGAGAAGTCAAATCAGCTTGCAAGAGTGTTGAGGGATAAGGGAGTTAAACCAGACAGCATAGTGGGTATTATGGTAGAACGCTCACTGGAGATGGTCATAGGTATATTTGGCATACTTAAAGCCGGAGGGGCATATATGCCTATAGATCCTGACTACCCTAAGGCAAGAATCGAATATTTACTCGAGGACAGCGAGATAGGGGTGCTGATTTCCCAAAAGCAATTCCTGGAGAAAGTGGAGTTTTACGGGAAGTATATAGACATAGAAGATGAAAGCCTTTATGCCGGAAACCCTATGAACCTGGAAGTGGTATGTTCACCGCAAAATTTGGCATATATCATTTATACATCTGGGTCTACAGGAAAACCTAAAGGGGTTATGGTAGAACATAAAGGGGTAGCAAATCTGGAGGCGTTTTTCAAGACCCGCTTAAATGTAAGTGAAAGCGATAGGATTATTCAATTTGCATCAATTTCATTCGACGCTGCAGTTTGGGAAATATTTATGGGACTATTGGCAGGAGCAACACTATATATATCTTCAGGCGATATTATCAATGACTACCGAAGATTTGAAGAATACCTAAATGAAAATGAGATAACTATTGCTACTTTACCACCTCCGTATCTGGCAAATCTGGACCCGGAAAAAGTAACTTCCTTAAAGAAGGTAATTGCAGCAGGTTCGGCTTCCACTCTCGAACTTTTAAAGAAATGGAGCAACAGGATTTCATATATAAATGCTTATGGACCTACTGAGACAACCGTATGTGCAACGGTATGGAAAGCAGATGATTGTGAGACGGCCGATAAGTCGGTACCTATTGGTAAACCTATTACCAATACCCGGGTGTTTATAGTTGATGAAAACAATAATCTTAAGCCCATAGGTGTTGAGGGTGAACTCTGTGTTTCCGGGGCAGGATTGGCGAGAGGATACTTGAAAAAACCGGAACTTACCAGGGAAAAGTTTGTACCGAACCCATTTATGCCTGGAGAACTGATGTATAAAACAGGAGATCTTGCAAAGTGGCTTCCTGACGGGAATATTGCATTTGCCGGCAGAAAAGACCACCAGGTTAAAATAAGAGGGTATAGAATCGAGCTTGAGGAAATAGAAGCAGCCCTTTTGAAGCATGCTGATATAAATGAGGCGGTGGTCATTGACCGGGAGGATTCAAGTGTAGGCAGGTATCTTTGCGCTTATATAGTGTCTGACCGAGAAGTGACAGTGACCGAAATAAGGGAGCTTATATCTAAAGAGCTGCCCGATTATATGATTCCATCCTATTTTATGAAGATAGCAAAAGTACCGTTAACCATAAATGGAAAATTGGACAGAAAGGCGCTGCCGCTGCCTGATGGAAGAATAAATACAGGAACAGAGTATGCAGCGCCTTCAGGTGAAGTGGAGGAAAGGCTTGCGCTGCTGTGGCAGGACATCCTTGGAATAGAGAAGGTAGGAAGAAATGATAACTTCTTTATGCTCGGAGGACACTCGTTAAAGGCAACAAGCCTTGTAGCAAGAATTCACAAAGAGTTCAATGTAGACATACCTCTTAAGGAAATATTCAAGACACCAACCATCTTAGAAATTGCCAGCTACATTGAAGACTCAAAGGAGAGCCTATATCAGTCCATTCAACGTGCTGGGGATATGGAATATTATCCCATGTCATCCGCCCAGAAAAGACTATATATATTAAACCAGCTTGAAGGAGCTGGAATCGCCTACAATATACCTGGCATAATATTGCTGGAAGGTACTGTTGATAAAGCACGTTTTGAGCAGGCTTTTCATAGTCTGATAGAAAGGCATGAGAGCTTTCGAACCTCCTTCCATATGATCGAGGAAGAGCTGTCTCAGAAAGTCCATGACAAGGCGGACCTAAGTATCATGTACCTGGAAACCAGTGAAGCGAAGGTTCCCGAAATAGTGGAGAAATTCATAAGGCCCTTTGACCTTGGAAAGGCTCCACTATTAAGAGTTGGACTTGTAAAGATTGGAGAAGCCAGACATATTATGGTGTTTGACATGCATCATATCATATCGGATGGAGTGTCCAACGACATACTGGTAAGAGAGTTTATAAGCTTATATGAAGGGAAAATACTTCCTCCACTGCGTATACAGTACAAGGACTACTCAGTTTGGCAGAGGGAATTGTTTGCAGGAGCTGCCATAAGTAAGCAGGAGGAATTCTGGCTCCAGACCTTTCAGGGAGAGATCCCTGTGCTGGATTTATCCACCGACTACCCAAGACCCGCAGTACAAAGCTTTGAAGGAGACTACATCAGCTTTGAAGCTGATAGCGAGCTTGCGGTTAGACTTAACAAGCTTGGATCAGACAATGGAGCTACATTATATATGACGCTTCTTGCTGCATACAATGTGCTGTTATCTAGATACACTGGACAGGAAGATATTATTGTGGGAAGTCCTATAGCTGGAAGGCCTCATGCTGACCTTCAAGACATCATAGGTATGTTTGTAAACACTCTGGCCATGAGAAACCACCCGCAAGGAGAAAAGACTTTTATTGAATTCTTGAAAGAAGTTAAAGAAAATGCTTTGAAAGCATACGACAATCAGGACTATCAGTTTGAAGAATTAGTGGATAAGCTGGACATAAGGAGGGATATGAGCAGGAATCCCCTCTTTGATACCATGTTTGCCATATACAATGTTGGAAAAGCAGAGCTCATAACGTCTGATCTAAGCTTCAAGCCGTACAACAAAGGGATAGAAGGCAGAATATCAAAATTTAACATCACCTTAAATGCATTTGAGACTGAGGATGGTATAGCCTTTGAACTCGAATACTGTACAAGACTGTTTAAGAAAGAAACAGTTGAAAGACTTGGGGCTCATTACATCAATTTGCTGGAAGAAATTGCAGCATACCCGAAAAAAGGCTTTATGAAATCGAAATGTTATCACAGGAAGAAAAACAGCAAGTATTATACAGCTTTAACGATACTGCTCTCGAATATCCCCTGGATAAAACCATACACCAAATGTTTGAGGAGCAAGTGA